AAAACGGTAATTTTGGCCGAACCGTCATTCGCAGCAGAAGAGGTCATATAAGTCATCCCTTCCACCCCATTAATTTCTTCTTCCAACGGTACTACCACACTATTCAGTACGGTTTCGGAGTTGGCTCCGGTATAGGTGGCACTGACCTGAACTGTCGGTGGTGCAATTTCAGGATATTGCTCTATCGGTAAAGACATCAATCCCAACACCCCTAAAATGGTAATTAAGATCGAAATTACGGTAGAGAGTACCGGTCTTTCTATAAATGTTTTTAACATAATGTACTTTTATTTTACTTGAGGGTTTTGTTTTTTCACAACAGTAGTATCCGTTGCCTGGTCAGCTGCTTCATCTTTTTGTTCTGTAGCTGCTTCTGCCTTCGCTTCGTCTTTTACTTGCTGTGGTGTAATTTCCATATCGTCTTTCAGTTTGCTGGCGCCTTCAACGACTACAACTTCTCCTGCCTCAAGGCCTTCGGAAACGATGAAATTAAGTCCTGATGTCCCAGCGGTAGTCACGATTCTTGTTTTCACTTTGTTGTCTTTTCCAACCACAAACAGCATTTGTTTTCCTTGTTGGTCAAACACTGCATTTTGCGGTACTAACAATGCCCCTTTAAGCTCAATAGGAATACGGATGATTCCGGTGCTTCCACTTCTTAAGATGGCTTCCGGGTTATTGAATTCTGCACGGAACTGTGTGGTTCCGGTAGTAGGATTCACAAGACCGTTTACCGTAACGATTTTCCCTTTTACATTATACTCTGAATTGTCTACCAATAAAAGTGTAACCGGTGGTACTGTTTTGATTTTTTCAGCCATCGTACTTCCTTTAAAGGTTTTATTGAAAACCAATAATTGTTTTTCATTCAAAGAGAAATAAGCACGGATTACTTTAGAGTCCGAAACGGTAGTCAGTGGCTGCTCAATAGTAGAGCTCACTAAGCTTCCTTCACGGTATGGCAAACTCCCTACTACTCCATTAACCGGAGAAGTGATGGTACCAAAACCGATATTCGCGGCAATACTTCCGTAAGCGCTTTTTGCCTGTGCCAGTTTGGCTTTAGCTGTTTCCAATTGTACCACACTGATGATTTTGCGATCTACCAATGGTTTCAATCGGTCTACTTCTACCTGCGCAGCAGTAACGTTAGCTTTAGCAGCATTAGCATCCTGGCTTAAGGTTTGGGTTTCCAGCTTAAAAAGAAGTTGTCCTTTTTTCACCATCTGACCTTCATCCACATAGATTTTCTGGATGAATCCAGTTACTTTTGGACGAATTTCAACATTTTGCTGGCCTTCTAAATTTGCGGTATATTCCTGGTATACTACCGCATCCTGTTGTTTTATGGTCTGAACGGGAAACGGAGCCGGACCCTGAGGGGCCTGCTGTTCTTCTTTCTTTCCACATGACGATAAGGTTAAAACTGCGACCAAGGCAGTCCAAAGGAATTTATTCTTCATTTTTAAGTATTTGAAAAGTTGATTTAATATGATTTAGTTATTTTCGATTTTATCCAGTTTCTGGATCGTATTATTCAGGAAGACTTCAAAGTCATTGACATGTTCCTTATACACTTCAAGTTTTTTCAGGCTCGTACTTTCTTCTACCGTAGTCTTACACTTACTGCGGAAGCGCACCATTCGTTCCACCATTTTCTTTTCATCCTGCACAATTTCCAGGTACGTCTGCATTCTTTTACCAAAGCTGGAAGGCCGGAAATACTTCTTGCGATCGCCATGAACGGTGTAATATTCTATCTTTCCGAGTTTTAATAGTAGGTTTAAATTGGTGGAAACAGAACTCTTACTGGCTCCGATTACTGATACTAATTCTTCAAATGTGAGTCCGGTTTTGGAACAGCTTACGATAAGTGTTCCCAGTATCCGTGACGATAATGGGGATAAATTATGATGTGTTTCAAAATGAATCCCGAACATTTCAATCAATTCCTCTTTTTCTTTTTGTAAATCTGACATCAACTAAATTTTCGGCAAAGATAATCCTTGGTTCGGCTACAACCGAACCAGGCGAACTTAAATTTCTGTTAATTTTTTTGGGGATAAATTAACGCAAAGAAAAACCGGCAATCGCCGGTCGTATTATTTTAGAATTTCAATCTGCACTTTGAGGGCGCCATGATTTTTATTATCTGCAATTTCCATAAACGCTTTTTTGGACAAATCGATTTCGCGTCCTGATGTAAAAGGGCCACGGTCGTTTACTTCTACCACTACCGACTTGTCATTGGCGAGGTTGGTCACCCGGATTTTTGTGCCAAAAGGCAATTTCCGATGTGCTGCGGTTAATTTGTTGTTGCTGAATTTTACCCCACTCGCGGTGGCCTTGCCGTTAAACTTGTCGGCATAATAAGACGCGTGGACATTTTTTTTATAGATTCCTGTTGATATTCCTTTGGAAGAGGAGCAGCTCGTCAATACAGCGGCAAAAGCCAGGACTGACAACAGCATGCCAATTATTTTTCTGATCATAGTCTCAATGGTATTATAACGCTTTAACCACCTCTATTTTTACCCGGAGCGGCCCTCGGGTACTTCCGTTGTTGATTTGCTTGAATGCCGCCTTAGAGAGGTCGATATCGCGTCCTTTCGTAAAAGGCCCCCTATCGTTTACCACTACAATTACAGTGCTGCTGTTGGCGAGGTTGGTTATTTTCAGTTTGGTGCCAAATGGAAATTTTTTATGGGCTGCAGTGAACTTCTCCCGATCGTATTTTTTGCCACTGGCAGTTCTTTTACCATGGAGCCTGTCAGCATAATAAGAAGCGTGGGCATTTTTTTTAAAAAGATGGAAAGACTGTTTTCCTGCAATAACGATACTATCGGTTTGTAAAGAATCTGCGGGGATGGTATCTTTTCTTATACTGAAGTGGTTTAAACTTTTTCCTTTTTAAATTTTTTTGATGCTATTACTATAAATGCTATATAATTGAATCCTTTCCAAGATTCAGTTGTTGTGTCATATCTATTTAAGATTGACCTAAACCCATCTAACCAGGCATTTGTGCGTTCGATTGTATATCTCTGCTTATAGAGTTGCTCATCAAAATATTCATCCCTCTCACTATGACCGTTACGTTTGTTAAAACAGATATTAGCTTGAATGTTCTTATCTGAACATGCTTTTCTTAAGTCTTTAGAGTCAAAACCTGCGTCTGCATTGAGGAACAATCCATCTACAGAAATATTGGCTTGTTCTAATGTTGCTGTAATGTCTTCAAACTGAACCTCAATATTATACAGGTCGTTGTGGTTTCCCGCAAGAGGTTCTGACATTGCTAATGGCAAGCCTTGCCTATCGGTTAGATAGAGTGAATTAGTTGTTTTTCGCTTCTTCCGACCTTGATAGTCAACCTGTTCACCGCCTCGGATAGCAGGAGTATGGCTTCCGTCCAAATCCACACTGGAAAGGTCAAGTTTTGAGTGATGACGGCTAAGGAATTTAATCCAACAAGCTTTCCAGAAACCGCAAAGACTCCACTTGCGATAGTGATAGTAAACAGATTGCCAACTTATAACCTTATTTTCAAAAAGAGCCCTAATGGGTAGCTGATGCCATTGAAGGCCCGTTTTAAGTTTGTAGAGTATAGCATTTATCACTTCTGATAATGGAACTGTTACAGGAAATCCACGACGGGCTTTAGGTATATATGCAACAATTTCCAATTCTATTGTATCTTTGTCAAGTACACTGTACATAAAGGGTTGGTTTTGATAATTGTATGTTTAGCGACACAAATATCGACAACCCTTTTTTAATTCTAAAAAAAGTTTAAATCACTTCACTGTCAATTTCGGTAATGACTTTGTGCTCTTGCCGCGTGTATTTCTTTTTCAGTGAAAAACTGCAGATCATGATTGCAAGAAGAACAATCGAAAGCAAGGCTGTAGCTCTGTATTTCATAATTCATTTCTTTGATGCGAACGTTGGATTAAGCAAATACCATACCTAAAAACAAAAAAAGCCCCTGAAAAGGGCTTTTAAATTCTGTTATAACCAGGCACTCCATGGAATTCTGCTCAGGAATAATAGTAACGCAATTCCGTAAAGCAATCCAATATTTTTAAATTTGGCATGATCGGTAGTCGCTTTTTTATGTTTAGACCATCCTATGGTAATCAGGACAATCGCAATAATATTAATCAGTGGGTGCTCGACAACGTACAGCCTCAGGCTGGAGTTTTTCATTACTGCGCCCATTCCCAACTGTTTGGCAGCTTCGAAATACGGTGCGGTAAAGTAGAGTATAATACCGAAAACCAATTGTGTATGAGCCAGGATCAATGCGAATAAAGCCAGTTTACGGTCTTTATCCCTGAACTCCTTTTTACCAGCCAGTCCGGCCAGTGCATTCACAACAGCAATGATTAGAAAAATAAGGACCAGATAAGCCCATCCTGAATGTATTTCTTTAATGATCGGGTACATAGTTTTGTATTTGTTTTACGCAAAAATATGGAAAAAAGCGATGAGCACAGACCCACATTCCTTATTCAGATTGGTTTTAAATAAAAGTTTCACAACACAAAAAAACCCTTACATCGCTGTAAGGGTTTATAGTATCAAACAAGAAACTGTTTGTTAGAAGTTGTAAGCCACAGAGAAATTCCATGTTCTTCCAAAACCAAAGTATACCTGGTTATTTGGATCAAGTCCTTTGTATAATGTTGCCTGATATGCGTTGTAAGCCGCTACATCCGGAGCACCACCTGTCATGAAGTCATTTTGTGTTTTAGCAAAAGTATTTGTTCTGGATTCAGAGATATACAATTTATTCAGCACGTTGTTCATGTTGAATCTGAAATTCAGGTTTTGCTTTTCGCTTTTTCCAACAGGAACTCTGAAAGTAACCCCTGCATCCATCAAACCATAGCTTGGAAGTTCCAATGAACCCTGGTTGTTTGGAGAAGTAAAGTTTTGTGGCGAAATCAAAGCATATAACTTATCGTTGAAACGGTAGTTAGCATCTACGCTTAAGCCTTTCACTACTTTGTAAGTTGCCCCAACAGAAGCAGTAGTTTGTGCTGCATCACCCACTTTTACACCATTCATGTACAACGATTGGTTAGCTGCTCCAATAGGATTGTTAGAAACATCATATGTGTTCACGATTGCATTTCCATCATAACTCCAGGATCCCATAGAGAACATACCGTTCAATCTCAGGTCATCTGTAATTTTAGCGGTCATTTCAAGCTCTACTCCAGTGTGTATTTCACTCAGACCTCTAAAATCAAGGTATCCTCCTGCATTATCACCACTGGTAATATTTTGTCTTAAGTTACGGTCTTTCCATGAAGTGTAATATACGTTCACATTCGCTGTAAAGAAAGAAGAACGGAAACCATATCCAGCTTCAAATCCTGTAATTTTCTCATTCGTAAGGTAAGGATTTACGATAGACGTATTGTTTGGATATACCGCGTTAAAGAATGGTTGTTTCGAATAATATCCTGCATTCACATATACGTTATGCTGCTCGTTCAGGTTATAGTTTACCCCCCCTTTTACGTTACCCCCTAAAATATTTTCATATTTAGTTTCGGACAACGGATCAGTAGAAAGGTATTTGAAATGGTCAATTCTTTTGAATCCTTCATTCGAGAGTGCACCCTGAATAAAAGCTGTTAATTTCTCAGTAGCGTATTCCAATTGGGTAAAACCACCTACCCAGTTTACTT
The Flavobacterium kingsejongi genome window above contains:
- a CDS encoding efflux RND transporter periplasmic adaptor subunit gives rise to the protein MKNKFLWTALVAVLTLSSCGKKEEQQAPQGPAPFPVQTIKQQDAVVYQEYTANLEGQQNVEIRPKVTGFIQKIYVDEGQMVKKGQLLFKLETQTLSQDANAAKANVTAAQVEVDRLKPLVDRKIISVVQLETAKAKLAQAKSAYGSIAANIGFGTITSPVNGVVGSLPYREGSLVSSTIEQPLTTVSDSKVIRAYFSLNEKQLLVFNKTFKGSTMAEKIKTVPPVTLLLVDNSEYNVKGKIVTVNGLVNPTTGTTQFRAEFNNPEAILRSGSTGIIRIPIELKGALLVPQNAVFDQQGKQMLFVVGKDNKVKTRIVTTAGTSGLNFIVSEGLEAGEVVVVEGASKLKDDMEITPQQVKDEAKAEAATEQKDEAADQATDTTVVKKQNPQVK
- a CDS encoding GbsR/MarR family transcriptional regulator produces the protein MSDLQKEKEELIEMFGIHFETHHNLSPLSSRILGTLIVSCSKTGLTFEELVSVIGASKSSVSTNLNLLLKLGKIEYYTVHGDRKKYFRPSSFGKRMQTYLEIVQDEKKMVERMVRFRSKCKTTVEESTSLKKLEVYKEHVNDFEVFLNNTIQKLDKIENN
- a CDS encoding septal ring lytic transglycosylase RlpA family protein — protein: MLLSVLAFAAVLTSCSSSKGISTGIYKKNVHASYYADKFNGKATASGVKFSNNKLTAAHRKLPFGTKIRVTNLANDKSVVVEVNDRGPFTSGREIDLSKKAFMEIADNKNHGALKVQIEILK
- a CDS encoding septal ring lytic transglycosylase RlpA family protein, which gives rise to MRKDTIPADSLQTDSIVIAGKQSFHLFKKNAHASYYADRLHGKRTASGKKYDREKFTAAHKKFPFGTKLKITNLANSSTVIVVVNDRGPFTKGRDIDLSKAAFKQINNGSTRGPLRVKIEVVKAL
- a CDS encoding IS5 family transposase — translated: MYSVLDKDTIELEIVAYIPKARRGFPVTVPLSEVINAILYKLKTGLQWHQLPIRALFENKVISWQSVYYHYRKWSLCGFWKACWIKFLSRHHSKLDLSSVDLDGSHTPAIRGGEQVDYQGRKKRKTTNSLYLTDRQGLPLAMSEPLAGNHNDLYNIEVQFEDITATLEQANISVDGLFLNADAGFDSKDLRKACSDKNIQANICFNKRNGHSERDEYFDEQLYKQRYTIERTNAWLDGFRSILNRYDTTTESWKGFNYIAFIVIASKKFKKEKV